The segment CAATAAATAAAACTTCTGATTTAATCCTCAAAATACGAACAATAAAAGCGAATAAAAAGAATTTACAAAAAAAATCAAGCCCATAGAAGATAATACTTTAAATTAAACAGTTCCACATTATTAACTGGAATATAAAAACAAAAATCACATATCATTCTTTAAATTGGTAAATGAATACAAAAAATATCCAACAAACACGATAACTGTTCAACCACCAGAAAAATTAGTATTCACAAAAAACACAAAATTCATGTCTGTTTCTTACACAATTTAATTATCTTTCCTTAAAAAAGAATAAAAAGGGGTAAATTGGGGTTTATTTTTTCCTTGGTACTAGTGTTCCACCGAGAACAGCGAGAATAGCCAGTACTAATCCTGCTATTGGCATTCCGGTTTTTTGCATTGGTACGGTTTTTGTTTTTGATGCAGCGTTCACTGTATTGCCGTTAGAGTTGTTCTGTGCTTGTACGTTGACTGTAAATGGTGTTATTGGGTCATTGTTCTGGTTGAATGTCTCTGAAGTTATCGTTGGAGTGATGGAGTAGCTTCCAGTTCCTAATGCCCTCACTGTGAGGTACAGGTAGGGATCTCCTACTTCTACATTGGTCAAGTTCCAGGTCACTGTCCTGTTTGCGGGGTTGTAGGTAACTGTTCCATTATCAACACTTGCACTTACAAATTCCAAACCAGCTGGTATCTGGAAAGATACTGTAACATTGGTTGCATTGTCAGGTCCGCTGTTGCTGAGTTTGTAGGTTAATATGAATGTTTCACCAACAGTTGGGTTCTTTTTAGATGTTGTAGTGTTCAGGTACAGATAAGAAGATGGCTGCAACGTTAACAAAGTACTATTTGTAGAAGCCAAGTAATTACTGCTACCTGAATACTCTGCAACAACACCGTAGTTACCAGCAGTCCAATTAGTTGGTATTGTCCACTGCAAAGTAGCTACACCATTGGAAACATCAACAGTACCGATATTGGTATTGTTCACCCTGAATGTTACCTGTCCATCTTTTACTGGGTTTCCATTAGAATCCGCCAAATTAGCTGTTAAAGTCACATTCTGACCAGCAAAGCCACTAACACCACCCACAGTAATTGTGGTAGGGTTTGGAGTTACAGTCAAATTCGTACCATTGGTAGAAGCCAAATAATTACTACTTCCAGAATAATCTGCAACAATAGTGTAATTACCAGCAGCCCATATAGTTGGTATTGTCCAGTTAAGGGTGGCTAAACCATTAGTTACAGTAACCGGCGTTAACGTGGTGCCGTCCACAGTGAAAGTAACAGTTCCTTCGTTCACAGGAGCACCATAACAATCCACATAAGCCGTTAAAGTCACATTCTGACCTGCATAACCACTAACACCACCCACAGTAGTAACGGTAGGTCCTTGGTTTACTGTTAACCCTCTTGAAACAGTTTGATCATCAGTAGTTGCATAGAGATAACCAGTTCCTATGTGGTTTGCAGTGAATAGGGTTGTGGCAATACCATTAACAGTTGTAGAGGTTACAGGATTGAAATTTCCCAGGGTACTGCTGTAGGTTACAGGCGTTCCATCAGGTATGTGTCCTCCAACTAGATCACCACCACCATTGATATGGTTGAAATCAGCGGTAATGGCTGATGTTTCACCGTTGTTGATGGTGCTGGGGGTTGCATTGACAGTTAAAATAACCCATGGATTAGCATCCACAGGACCATATATGAGGTTAGGGACCGTTGTTGGATCAACATTAAAACCCCACCAGTTATTCTCCGCGTTTATTAAAACGTTCGAATCCGTATTAAATGCAAAAGCATTACCTAACCTGGCGGAATTATTGTA is part of the Methanobacterium aggregans genome and harbors:
- a CDS encoding beta strand repeat-containing protein → MVLIGICAVLTASSVSAASTVYVNATGGNDSNTGTIDHPYQTIQKGIISIEENGTVQLADGVYSGTGNTNITIDKNMIIQGLSQNGTIINGTDTNWIFSITSGVNVTILNLTFTNGIAYDGGAILNHGILSISDCTFTENTATNWGGAIFNNGVLSISDCTLTENTALHGGGAIAYLSICNITNCTFMYNSVTGATSWCGGAIGAYRGSNSTVTGCTFVGNSVDLVSTSFGGGAIYVYDATLTANFNRFYNNSARLGNAFAFNTDSNVLINAENNWWGFNVDPTTVPNLIYGPVDANPWVILTVNATPSTINNGETSAITADFNHINGGGDLVGGHIPDGTPVTYSSTLGNFNPVTSTTVNGIATTLFTANHIGTGYLYATTDDQTVSRGLTVNQGPTVTTVGGVSGYAGQNVTLTAYVDCYGAPVNEGTVTFTVDGTTLTPVTVTNGLATLNWTIPTIWAAGNYTIVADYSGSSNYLASTNGTNLTVTPNPTTITVGGVSGFAGQNVTLTANLADSNGNPVKDGQVTFRVNNTNIGTVDVSNGVATLQWTIPTNWTAGNYGVVAEYSGSSNYLASTNSTLLTLQPSSYLYLNTTTSKKNPTVGETFILTYKLSNSGPDNATNVTVSFQIPAGLEFVSASVDNGTVTYNPANRTVTWNLTNVEVGDPYLYLTVRALGTGSYSITPTITSETFNQNNDPITPFTVNVQAQNNSNGNTVNAASKTKTVPMQKTGMPIAGLVLAILAVLGGTLVPRKK